In a genomic window of Pseudomonas oryzihabitans:
- a CDS encoding MFS transporter, which translates to MFETTAPQGAAGDAFEERTYRKVVLRILPILLLCYIAAYLDRVNVGFAKLDMLGDLGFSNTVYALGASMFFWGYFLFEVPSNLLLHRYGARFWIARIMLSWAIISMAVAFTQPLAQFFGMQSSTLFYVLRFLLGVCEAGFFPGVILYLNYWFPTSRQSRVMSGFLIALPFSLSFGSLLSGWLMSALHDWHGLAGWQWMLLVEGVPSIIMAVVVFCCLSDNIDKAPWLDAREKALLKRNLDQHNAGKASRLGEVFLNPRVWLLVFILLTFNTGFYGLAFWMPSIIKHAGVSGSLQIGLLTAIPYSVALVVMLLNARHSARTGEQRLHAAVPAFVGALGLVLSAWFIHHIALSIFFLTVAASGLLALMPIFWSLPGTLLSGVAAAAGIGMINAIGNLSGFTGSMITATMETLTGDINNGTYVLGACLFVSGLLILVIPRSMLQGHRQQATLPLTPEAA; encoded by the coding sequence ATGTTCGAGACCACCGCTCCCCAGGGCGCCGCTGGCGACGCCTTCGAAGAACGCACCTACCGCAAGGTGGTGCTGCGCATCCTGCCGATCCTGTTGCTGTGCTATATCGCCGCCTACCTGGATCGCGTCAACGTCGGCTTTGCCAAGCTGGACATGCTGGGCGACCTCGGCTTCAGCAATACCGTCTACGCCCTTGGCGCCAGCATGTTCTTCTGGGGCTACTTCCTCTTCGAGGTGCCCAGCAATCTGTTGCTGCACCGCTATGGCGCGCGCTTCTGGATCGCCCGCATCATGCTCAGCTGGGCGATCATCTCCATGGCGGTGGCCTTCACCCAGCCACTGGCGCAGTTCTTCGGCATGCAATCGAGCACCCTGTTCTATGTGCTGCGCTTCCTGCTGGGCGTCTGCGAGGCGGGCTTCTTTCCCGGCGTGATCCTCTATCTCAACTACTGGTTCCCGACCAGCCGCCAGAGCCGGGTGATGTCGGGCTTCCTGATCGCCCTACCCTTTAGCCTGAGCTTCGGCAGCCTGCTCTCCGGCTGGCTGATGAGCGCCCTGCACGACTGGCACGGCCTGGCCGGCTGGCAGTGGATGTTGCTGGTGGAAGGCGTGCCCTCGATCATCATGGCCGTGGTGGTGTTCTGCTGCCTGAGCGACAACATCGACAAGGCGCCCTGGCTGGATGCCCGGGAAAAGGCCCTGCTCAAGCGCAACCTGGACCAGCACAACGCTGGCAAGGCTTCGCGCCTCGGCGAGGTGTTCCTCAATCCGCGGGTCTGGCTGCTGGTGTTCATCCTGCTGACCTTCAACACCGGCTTCTACGGCCTGGCCTTCTGGATGCCCTCGATCATCAAGCACGCCGGCGTCAGCGGTAGTCTGCAGATCGGCCTGCTCACCGCCATCCCCTACAGCGTCGCCCTGGTAGTCATGCTGCTCAACGCCCGCCATTCGGCGCGCACCGGCGAGCAGCGGCTGCATGCGGCGGTGCCGGCCTTCGTCGGCGCCCTGGGCCTGGTGCTGAGCGCCTGGTTCATCCACCACATCGCGCTGTCGATCTTCTTCCTCACCGTGGCCGCCTCCGGGCTGCTGGCGCTGATGCCGATCTTCTGGTCGCTGCCCGGCACCCTGCTCTCCGGCGTCGCCGCGGCGGCCGGCATCGGCATGATCAACGCCATCGGCAACCTCTCCGGCTTCACCGGTTCCATGATCACCGCAACCATGGAAACCCTCACCGGCGACATCAATAACGGCACCTATGTACTCGGTGCCTGCCTGTTCGTCAGCGGCCTGCTGATCCTGGTGATCCCGCGCTCGATGCTGCAGGGACACCGGCAGCAGGCCACCTTGCCCCTGACCCCGGAGGCCGCATGA
- a CDS encoding SDR family oxidoreductase, with amino-acid sequence MRLDGKRALITAAGQGIGLASARLFAEAGAEVIATDIRLDALHDLPGVEPRALDVTSAAAIAELSASLGGIDVLFNCAGYVHSGTILDCDESAWQRSFDINVTAMYRLIRAFLPAMIERGGGSIINMASVASSVKAVPDRLAYTASKAAVIGLTKAIAIDHVRQGIRCNAICPGTVDSPSLQQRIAAAAQAEKLPPEAVRERFIARQPMGRFGQAEEIARLALYLASDASLYTTGAVQVIDGGMSL; translated from the coding sequence ATGAGACTCGACGGCAAACGCGCCCTGATCACCGCTGCCGGCCAAGGCATAGGCTTGGCCAGCGCCCGGCTGTTCGCCGAGGCGGGGGCCGAGGTCATCGCCACGGATATCCGCCTGGATGCCCTGCACGACCTTCCCGGCGTCGAGCCCCGAGCGCTGGACGTCACCTCGGCCGCGGCCATCGCCGAGTTGTCGGCCTCCCTGGGCGGCATCGACGTCCTCTTCAACTGCGCCGGCTACGTCCATAGCGGCACCATCCTCGACTGCGATGAGAGCGCCTGGCAGCGTTCGTTCGATATCAACGTCACCGCCATGTACCGCCTCATCCGGGCCTTCCTGCCGGCGATGATCGAACGCGGCGGTGGCTCCATCATCAACATGGCATCCGTGGCCTCCAGCGTGAAAGCCGTCCCGGATCGCCTGGCCTATACGGCCAGCAAAGCCGCGGTGATCGGCCTGACCAAGGCCATCGCGATCGATCACGTCCGCCAGGGCATCCGCTGCAACGCCATCTGCCCCGGCACGGTCGACTCACCGTCGCTGCAGCAGCGTATCGCCGCGGCTGCCCAGGCGGAAAAGCTGCCGCCGGAAGCCGTCCGGGAACGCTTTATCGCCCGGCAACCCATGGGGCGCTTTGGCCAAGCCGAGGAAATCGCCCGGCTCGCACTCTATCTGGCCAGCGATGCGTCCCTCTATACGACGGGGGCCGTCCAGGTTATCGATGGCGGCATGAGCCTCTAG
- a CDS encoding ureidoglycolate lyase, with translation MKLLRYGEKGQEKPGLLDEQGILRDLSAHIPDITGATLGAETLASLARLDPASLPRVEGQPRIGPCVGNVGKFICIGLNYADHAAEAGMAIPAEPIIFNKWTSAICGPNDAVEIPRGSLKTDWEVELGVVIGKGGRYIDEANALDHVAGYCVVNDVSEREWQLERGGTWDKGKGFDTFGPLGPWLVTRDEVADPHALDLWLEVDGQRYQDGNTRTLIFKIPHLIAYLSRCMSLQPGDVISTGTPPGVGMGIKPQPVFLKPGQTMRLGITGLGEQSQITVQAD, from the coding sequence ATGAAACTGTTGCGCTATGGCGAAAAGGGCCAGGAAAAACCCGGCCTGCTGGATGAGCAGGGCATCCTGCGCGATCTGTCCGCTCACATCCCCGACATCACCGGCGCCACCTTGGGCGCCGAAACCCTGGCCAGCCTCGCCCGCCTCGATCCGGCCAGCCTGCCGCGCGTCGAGGGCCAGCCGCGTATCGGCCCCTGTGTCGGTAACGTCGGCAAATTCATCTGCATCGGCCTCAACTACGCCGACCACGCCGCCGAAGCCGGCATGGCGATCCCCGCAGAGCCGATCATCTTCAACAAGTGGACTAGCGCCATCTGCGGACCCAACGATGCGGTGGAGATCCCCCGTGGCTCGCTGAAGACCGACTGGGAGGTCGAGCTGGGCGTCGTCATCGGCAAGGGCGGCCGCTACATCGACGAGGCGAACGCCCTGGACCATGTGGCGGGCTATTGCGTGGTCAACGACGTATCCGAGCGCGAGTGGCAACTCGAACGCGGCGGCACCTGGGACAAGGGCAAGGGCTTCGACACCTTCGGCCCCCTCGGCCCCTGGCTGGTGACCCGCGACGAGGTGGCCGACCCGCACGCCCTGGACCTCTGGCTGGAGGTCGATGGCCAACGCTATCAGGACGGCAATACGCGCACTCTGATCTTCAAGATCCCGCACCTGATCGCTTACCTGAGCCGCTGCATGAGCCTGCAACCAGGCGACGTCATCTCCACCGGCACGCCGCCCGGCGTCGGCATGGGGATCAAGCCGCAACCGGTCTTCCTCAAGCCCGGCCAGACCATGCGCCTGGGCATTACCGGGCTGGGCGAGCAGAGCCAGATCACCGTTCAGGCCGACTGA
- a CDS encoding MFS transporter produces MTTPPALGQRYVFVVLALIFLALLVSAGVRSTPGVLLLPLQDTFGWSRETVSFAAAVGIFLYGLVGPFAAALMQTLGIRRTLLGGLTLISLATALSTLMREPWHLVATWGVLSGLGTGCVAMVLGAAIVNRWFVARRGLMMGLLAASTATGNLVFLPLLAHLASHEGWQTVVLTVAVASAALIPLVAWLLPERPADVGLRPHGAPADFQAPAATAPGNLLRITLGTLAMASRRRDFWLLFLTFFVCGFTTNGLIGTHFIAMGHDHGLSQVQAASILALMGLFDLVGTTASGWLTDRYDPRRLLFVYYSLRGLSLIYLPFSGFAPEQLLLFGIFYGLDWIATVPPTVKLTNQSFGEKTAPVVFGWVFCGHMLGAACAAFLAGALREHFGSYQEALVLAGLTGILAALMALGIGRRSAQGVGVAQSA; encoded by the coding sequence ATGACCACACCTCCCGCCCTCGGCCAGCGCTACGTCTTCGTCGTCCTGGCGCTGATCTTTCTCGCCCTGCTGGTTTCAGCCGGTGTGAGATCCACCCCCGGCGTGCTGTTGCTGCCCTTGCAGGACACCTTTGGCTGGAGTCGCGAGACGGTCTCCTTCGCCGCCGCCGTGGGTATCTTCCTCTATGGCCTGGTGGGGCCCTTCGCCGCCGCCCTGATGCAGACCCTGGGCATTCGCCGCACCCTGCTCGGTGGCCTGACCCTAATCAGCCTGGCCACCGCCCTGAGCACCCTGATGCGCGAGCCCTGGCATCTGGTAGCCACCTGGGGCGTGCTCAGCGGCCTGGGCACCGGTTGCGTGGCGATGGTGCTGGGCGCCGCCATCGTCAATCGCTGGTTCGTCGCCCGGCGTGGGTTGATGATGGGCCTGCTGGCAGCCAGTACCGCCACTGGCAACCTGGTGTTCCTGCCGCTGCTGGCCCATCTCGCCAGCCACGAAGGCTGGCAGACCGTGGTGTTGACCGTGGCCGTGGCCAGCGCTGCCCTGATCCCGCTAGTGGCTTGGCTGCTGCCGGAGCGGCCGGCGGACGTCGGCCTGCGGCCACATGGCGCCCCGGCGGACTTCCAGGCACCGGCCGCCACCGCACCGGGCAACCTGCTGCGCATCACCCTCGGTACCCTGGCCATGGCCAGTCGCCGGCGGGATTTCTGGTTGCTGTTCCTGACTTTCTTCGTCTGCGGCTTCACCACCAACGGCCTGATCGGCACCCACTTCATCGCCATGGGCCACGACCACGGGCTGTCCCAGGTCCAGGCCGCCAGCATCCTCGCGCTGATGGGCCTCTTCGACTTGGTGGGCACCACCGCTTCCGGCTGGCTGACCGACAGATACGATCCGCGCCGCCTGCTGTTCGTCTACTACAGCCTGCGCGGACTCTCGCTGATCTACCTGCCGTTCTCCGGCTTCGCGCCCGAGCAGTTGCTGCTGTTCGGCATCTTCTACGGCCTGGACTGGATCGCCACCGTGCCGCCCACGGTCAAGCTGACCAACCAGAGCTTCGGCGAGAAGACCGCGCCGGTGGTGTTCGGCTGGGTATTCTGCGGCCATATGCTAGGTGCCGCCTGCGCCGCCTTCCTCGCTGGCGCCCTGCGCGAGCATTTCGGTTCCTACCAGGAAGCCCTGGTACTGGCCGGGCTGACCGGCATCCTGGCGGCGCTGATGGCCTTGGGGATAGGACGCCGGTCGGCTCAAGGGGTAGGCGTCGCTCAGTCGGCCTGA
- a CDS encoding LysR family transcriptional regulator gives MQWNLEQLEIFVGIAEGASFSAMGRRLGRAQSAVSSAIALLETDLGVALFERSNGRTPVITAAGLALLEEAREVLRQCQRLDSRAQALCAGQEPLLRLALDEAMPYQPVLDALDALATAFPHLEVQLTSGAQGDVARKLLTDQADLGLLFRHERMPQALERQALGDIAQVTACSASHPLAGQRWVGRRELARHRQLLIAPLENAYPGGEQIAPQVWRADSFYLLAELLMRGLGWGWLPRHVARYPSYQGLLAELDCDWVPPALVVELAWRRNAAPGPAARWLAQRLAEELRAIG, from the coding sequence GTGCAGTGGAATCTGGAGCAGTTGGAAATCTTTGTCGGGATCGCCGAGGGCGCGAGTTTTTCCGCCATGGGCCGCCGCCTGGGACGGGCCCAGTCGGCGGTCAGCTCGGCCATCGCCCTGCTGGAGACCGATCTCGGTGTCGCGTTGTTCGAGCGCAGCAATGGCCGCACGCCGGTCATCACCGCGGCCGGACTCGCCCTGCTGGAGGAGGCCCGCGAGGTCTTGCGCCAGTGCCAGCGGCTGGATAGTCGGGCCCAGGCCCTGTGCGCCGGACAGGAGCCCCTGCTGCGCCTGGCGCTGGACGAGGCCATGCCCTATCAACCGGTGCTCGATGCCCTGGATGCCCTGGCCACGGCCTTTCCCCATCTGGAAGTCCAGCTCACCAGCGGTGCCCAGGGCGATGTGGCGCGCAAGCTGCTGACCGATCAGGCCGACCTGGGCCTGCTGTTTCGCCACGAGCGCATGCCCCAGGCGCTGGAGCGCCAGGCCCTGGGCGACATCGCCCAGGTCACCGCCTGCAGCGCTAGCCATCCCCTGGCCGGACAGCGCTGGGTAGGGCGCCGCGAATTGGCCCGGCATCGGCAGTTGCTCATCGCGCCGCTGGAGAATGCCTATCCCGGTGGCGAACAGATCGCCCCCCAGGTCTGGCGCGCCGATAGCTTCTATCTGCTCGCCGAATTGCTGATGCGTGGTCTGGGCTGGGGCTGGCTGCCTCGCCACGTGGCGCGCTATCCCTCCTACCAGGGACTGCTGGCCGAACTGGACTGCGACTGGGTACCGCCCGCCCTGGTGGTGGAACTAGCCTGGCGCCGCAACGCCGCGCCCGGTCCGGCGGCGCGCTGGCTGGCGCAGCGATTGGCGGAGGAATTGCGGGCGATCGGTTGA
- a CDS encoding DMT family transporter — MSGYVYLAIAIAAEVVATTSMKAVSGFSKPLPLILVIGGYALAFSMLTLVVRSIPVGIAYAIWAGLGIVLVSIAAAFLYNQKLDLPAMLGMGLIVAGVVVIQLFSGSTGH, encoded by the coding sequence ATGAGCGGATACGTCTACCTGGCCATCGCCATCGCAGCTGAAGTCGTCGCCACCACCTCCATGAAGGCCGTGAGCGGCTTCAGCAAGCCGCTGCCACTGATCCTGGTCATCGGTGGCTATGCCCTGGCCTTCTCGATGCTGACCCTGGTGGTGCGCAGCATCCCCGTCGGCATCGCCTATGCCATCTGGGCCGGGCTGGGCATCGTGCTGGTCAGCATCGCCGCGGCCTTCCTCTACAACCAGAAGCTGGACCTGCCCGCCATGCTGGGCATGGGCCTGATCGTCGCCGGAGTGGTGGTTATCCAGCTGTTTTCGGGTAGCACGGGGCATTGA
- a CDS encoding cysteine hydrolase family protein, translated as MSRALVIVDIQNDYFPGGVLPLWEAEAVERRLVEAIAKARQAGDAVILIQHLSNAPSGLFAMGGSGCELRPEIVAAAGDAPVVTKRVADAFQETTLATHLSGVDELLIGGMMTQNCVAFTTLTALAASRDVTVVGDLCTAPLEVVHRIALNALASKTKVRDTADLW; from the coding sequence ATGAGCCGTGCCCTAGTGATCGTCGATATCCAGAACGACTATTTTCCCGGGGGCGTGTTGCCACTCTGGGAGGCGGAGGCCGTGGAGCGCCGCCTCGTCGAGGCCATCGCCAAGGCCCGCCAGGCGGGCGACGCGGTGATACTGATCCAGCACCTATCCAACGCACCGAGCGGGCTGTTTGCCATGGGCGGTTCCGGCTGCGAGTTGCGGCCGGAGATCGTCGCGGCAGCGGGTGACGCACCCGTGGTGACCAAGAGGGTCGCCGATGCCTTCCAGGAGACGACCCTGGCGACTCATCTGTCCGGTGTCGACGAATTGCTCATCGGCGGCATGATGACGCAGAACTGCGTCGCCTTCACGACCTTGACCGCCCTGGCTGCGAGTCGTGACGTGACCGTCGTCGGCGACCTCTGCACCGCACCGCTGGAAGTGGTGCATCGCATTGCGCTGAATGCGCTGGCCTCCAAGACCAAGGTCCGCGACACGGCGGACCTCTGGTGA
- a CDS encoding GlxA family transcriptional regulator produces the protein MHIAVLAYSGISPFLLSTPLAVFGEPFLDAGHQLSVCANPGRLGGFGGLALETSWPLDRAREADVVILPGWRDPDEPVSEDLLSVLTEAAARGALVVGLCLGAFGLAAAGLLQGRRATTHWRHTETFARRYPEIQVDAQALFVDEGMVVTSAGVAAGLDCCLHLLGRLMGTGEANRVARHLVAPPQRAGAQVQLLKQPTLGSSAAQRINAALEELRADPCRSPSLDELAARVGMSRRNLSRHLRERTGGGLKDWLRRMRIAQAQAQLAAGARGLESIASRCGFADAHALRAAFRTELGLTPLQWLARQPPAL, from the coding sequence ATGCACATCGCCGTCCTCGCCTATTCCGGTATCAGCCCCTTTCTCCTGTCGACGCCGTTGGCGGTGTTCGGCGAGCCCTTTCTGGACGCGGGTCACCAGCTTTCGGTCTGCGCGAATCCGGGACGGCTGGGCGGCTTCGGCGGTCTTGCCCTGGAAACCAGCTGGCCACTGGACCGAGCGCGCGAGGCCGATGTGGTCATCCTGCCCGGCTGGCGCGACCCGGATGAACCGGTCAGCGAAGATCTGCTTAGCGTACTGACGGAGGCCGCCGCACGCGGTGCCCTGGTGGTTGGACTCTGCCTGGGTGCCTTCGGTCTAGCGGCGGCTGGCTTGCTCCAAGGGCGCCGCGCCACCACCCACTGGCGCCATACCGAGACCTTCGCCCGCCGCTACCCAGAGATCCAGGTCGATGCCCAGGCGCTGTTCGTCGACGAAGGGATGGTCGTGACCTCCGCAGGTGTCGCCGCCGGACTCGACTGCTGCCTACATCTGCTGGGCCGACTGATGGGCACCGGCGAAGCCAATCGCGTGGCCCGGCATCTCGTGGCCCCGCCGCAACGGGCGGGCGCCCAGGTGCAGCTCCTCAAGCAGCCGACGCTGGGATCATCGGCAGCCCAACGCATCAACGCGGCGCTCGAAGAGCTGCGTGCCGATCCCTGTCGCTCACCGTCACTGGACGAACTCGCCGCGCGCGTCGGCATGAGTCGACGCAACCTGTCGCGTCATCTTCGTGAAAGAACCGGGGGCGGTCTCAAGGATTGGCTCCGACGGATGCGGATCGCCCAGGCCCAGGCGCAACTCGCGGCGGGTGCCCGTGGACTGGAAAGCATCGCCAGTCGCTGCGGCTTCGCCGATGCCCATGCCCTGCGCGCAGCATTCCGCACCGAATTGGGCCTGACACCCCTGCAATGGCTGGCGCGGCAACCACCAGCGCTGTAG
- a CDS encoding FAD-dependent oxidoreductase, which produces MSQPWSTDLLIVGGGVAGLWLNARLRRAGYATVLVETGALGGGQSGKSQGIIHGGTKYALTGMLTGASEAIADMPRRWRESLAGTGELDLSGVRLLSEAHYLWSPGSLAGNLTSFFASKAVRGRVDAVKGDELPPALRDRAFKGKVYRLAELVLDVPSLVTRLAELAGDSLLAGRNLQPLREDGELTGLVVDGQAIRARRIVLTAGAGMADLLRALGLEQPAMQRRPLHMVVVKGPMLKPLYAHCLGGGPKPRVTITSHPTADGQWLWYLGGDLAEAEGVAREPAEQIATAREELQRLLPWIDFAGAQWATLRVDRAEPAQSGLVRPDNAFLAEEGRLLVGWPTKLALSPDLADRVLAHLDRDGIAPGQHPVLPVHHQPPVAAPFWEELLP; this is translated from the coding sequence ATGTCCCAACCCTGGTCCACCGATCTCCTCATCGTCGGCGGCGGCGTCGCCGGCCTCTGGCTCAACGCCCGCCTCAGGCGCGCCGGCTATGCCACCGTGCTGGTGGAAACCGGCGCCCTGGGTGGCGGCCAGAGCGGCAAGTCCCAGGGCATCATCCATGGCGGCACTAAGTACGCCCTGACCGGGATGCTCACCGGCGCCTCCGAGGCCATCGCCGACATGCCGCGGCGCTGGCGCGAGAGCCTGGCCGGCACGGGCGAGCTGGATCTGTCCGGCGTGCGCCTGCTCTCCGAGGCCCACTACCTCTGGTCGCCCGGCAGCCTGGCCGGCAATCTCACCAGCTTCTTCGCCAGCAAGGCGGTACGCGGCCGGGTGGATGCGGTCAAGGGCGACGAACTGCCCCCGGCCCTGCGCGACCGTGCCTTCAAGGGCAAGGTCTATCGCCTGGCCGAATTGGTGCTGGACGTGCCCAGCCTGGTCACGCGCCTGGCCGAACTGGCCGGCGACAGCCTGCTGGCCGGGCGGAATCTCCAACCGCTACGGGAAGACGGCGAGCTGACCGGCCTGGTGGTGGACGGCCAAGCCATCCGCGCCCGCCGTATCGTGCTCACCGCCGGTGCCGGCATGGCCGACCTGCTCAGGGCCCTGGGTCTCGAACAGCCAGCCATGCAGCGCCGGCCGTTGCACATGGTGGTGGTCAAGGGGCCCATGCTCAAACCCCTCTATGCCCACTGCCTGGGCGGCGGCCCCAAGCCGCGGGTGACCATCACCAGCCATCCCACCGCCGACGGCCAGTGGCTGTGGTACCTGGGCGGCGACCTGGCCGAAGCCGAGGGCGTGGCCCGCGAACCCGCCGAGCAGATCGCCACGGCGCGGGAAGAATTGCAGCGCCTGCTGCCCTGGATCGACTTCGCCGGCGCCCAGTGGGCGACCCTGAGAGTGGATCGCGCCGAGCCGGCGCAATCCGGCCTGGTGCGACCGGACAACGCCTTTCTCGCCGAGGAAGGCCGCCTGCTGGTGGGCTGGCCAACCAAGCTGGCCCTGTCGCCGGATCTGGCCGACCGGGTCCTGGCCCATCTCGACCGGGATGGTATCGCGCCAGGGCAGCACCCCGTCCTGCCCGTCCATCACCAGCCGCCGGTCGCGGCGCCCTTCTGGGAGGAACTGCTGCCATGA
- a CDS encoding aldo/keto reductase: MNLHGLHRPLGSTGLEVSPLGLGTVKFGRDQGVKYPNGFTIPDDRAAADLLSLARELGINLLDTAPAYGRSEERLGPLLRGQRQNWVIASKVGEEFDGGLSSFDFSPAHTRRSVERSLRRLETDWLDLVLVHSDGNDLAILQDSGCYETLAELKREGLIRAFGFSGKTVAGGLKALETGDCAMVTFNLNEDAEIPVIQAAAAAGKGILIKKALASGHAVLGAGQDPVRASFARVFGEPGVSGAIVGTIDPLHLSHNVRTLAEVITARP; this comes from the coding sequence ATGAATCTGCACGGCCTGCACCGCCCCCTGGGCAGCACCGGTCTCGAGGTGTCCCCCCTGGGCCTGGGCACGGTCAAGTTCGGCCGCGACCAGGGCGTGAAATACCCCAACGGCTTCACCATTCCCGACGACCGCGCGGCCGCCGATCTGCTGAGCCTGGCCCGCGAGCTGGGCATCAATTTGCTGGATACCGCCCCGGCCTATGGCCGCAGTGAGGAACGCCTGGGGCCACTGCTGCGCGGCCAGCGCCAGAACTGGGTGATCGCCAGCAAGGTCGGTGAGGAATTCGACGGTGGCTTGTCCAGCTTCGATTTCAGCCCGGCCCACACCCGCCGCTCGGTGGAGCGTAGCCTGCGCCGGCTGGAGACCGACTGGCTGGACCTGGTGCTGGTGCATTCCGACGGCAACGACCTGGCCATCCTCCAAGACAGCGGCTGCTACGAGACCCTCGCCGAACTCAAGCGCGAGGGGCTGATCCGTGCCTTCGGCTTTTCCGGCAAGACCGTGGCCGGTGGCCTCAAGGCCCTGGAGACCGGCGATTGCGCCATGGTCACCTTCAATCTCAACGAAGACGCCGAGATTCCGGTGATCCAGGCCGCCGCGGCGGCGGGCAAGGGCATCCTGATCAAGAAGGCCCTGGCCAGCGGGCACGCCGTGCTGGGCGCCGGCCAGGATCCGGTGCGGGCCAGCTTCGCCCGGGTGTTCGGTGAACCCGGGGTGAGCGGCGCGATAGTCGGCACTATCGATCCCCTGCACCTGTCACATAATGTCCGTACCCTGGCCGAAGTGATTACCGCTCGGCCCTGA
- a CDS encoding metal ABC transporter ATPase: MPQLIARHNPKAFKTLPLLVEASAEGLTYQALGQPLNFAEMLQRRQPIELADAQHFSVKLANLGVSVRLTLNWQGQDHWLLVRQRRPDRGDVVLKLISGYIPAHELALPLLTAVQEVAEECLIETPRGWLGGRFADTWLPTPYAPALPYREDVAFRLTPRSGAARPVRCGSLALLERPRAYVHTPTASLQLVYDLLLELPKECKAPSLFHVDEKIENGQLLARLDRQRPDLYLVALANGKPTGELYTLSAGQRVPVSTRGLWLSESFARQDGWLVHDSRVRWRDWLERMAPQNALQRA, translated from the coding sequence ATGCCCCAGCTCATCGCCCGCCACAACCCCAAGGCGTTCAAGACCCTGCCCCTGCTGGTCGAGGCCTCCGCGGAAGGCCTCACCTACCAGGCCCTCGGCCAACCACTGAATTTCGCCGAGATGTTGCAACGCCGCCAGCCCATCGAGCTCGCCGATGCCCAGCACTTCAGCGTCAAGCTGGCCAACCTGGGCGTCTCCGTACGGCTGACGCTGAATTGGCAAGGCCAGGACCATTGGCTGCTGGTACGCCAGCGCCGGCCCGATCGCGGCGACGTGGTGCTCAAACTGATTTCCGGCTACATCCCCGCCCACGAACTGGCGCTGCCGCTGCTCACCGCCGTGCAGGAGGTGGCCGAGGAATGCCTGATCGAGACGCCGCGCGGCTGGCTGGGTGGGCGCTTCGCCGATACCTGGCTACCGACGCCCTACGCCCCCGCCCTGCCCTATCGCGAGGATGTGGCCTTTCGTCTCACTCCGCGCTCGGGCGCGGCGCGGCCGGTACGCTGTGGCAGCCTGGCGCTGCTGGAGCGTCCGCGCGCCTATGTGCATACCCCCACCGCCTCGCTGCAGCTGGTCTACGACCTGCTCCTGGAATTGCCCAAGGAGTGCAAGGCGCCGAGCCTGTTCCATGTCGACGAGAAGATCGAGAACGGTCAGTTGCTGGCGCGGCTGGACCGGCAGCGCCCCGATCTCTATCTGGTCGCCCTGGCTAATGGCAAGCCTACCGGCGAGCTCTATACCCTGTCGGCTGGACAACGGGTGCCGGTCTCGACCCGTGGCCTATGGCTGTCGGAAAGCTTCGCTCGCCAGGACGGCTGGCTGGTCCACGACAGCCGGGTACGCTGGCGCGACTGGCTGGAGCGCATGGCGCCGCAAAACGCCTTGCAGCGAGCCTAG
- a CDS encoding TIGR00266 family protein has product MPSHILDHRILGESLQAVEIGLDPGETVIAEAGAMTYMEADIDFTARMGDGSAGLLGKLWGAGKRMLGGESLFMTHFTNEGRTKRHVAFAAPYPGQVVPLDLAALGGTLFCQRDSFLCAAKGTRIGVAFTRRLGAGFFGGEGFILQRLEGDGMAFVHAGGTVIRKELKGETLRLDTGCLVGFTSGIDYNIKLAGGLRSMLFGGEGLVLATLSGHGTVWIQTLPFSRLAGRVQAAAGGVTGERRAGGD; this is encoded by the coding sequence ATGCCCAGCCATATCCTCGACCATCGCATCCTCGGCGAGTCCCTGCAGGCTGTGGAGATCGGCCTCGATCCCGGCGAGACGGTGATCGCCGAGGCCGGTGCCATGACTTATATGGAAGCCGACATCGACTTCACCGCACGCATGGGCGACGGCTCCGCTGGCTTGCTCGGCAAGCTCTGGGGCGCCGGCAAGCGCATGCTCGGCGGCGAGTCGCTGTTCATGACCCATTTCACCAACGAAGGCCGGACGAAGCGTCACGTCGCCTTCGCCGCACCCTATCCGGGGCAGGTGGTGCCCCTGGACCTGGCGGCCCTGGGCGGCACCCTGTTCTGCCAGCGCGATTCCTTTCTCTGCGCGGCCAAGGGCACCCGTATCGGCGTGGCCTTCACCCGCCGCCTGGGCGCCGGTTTCTTCGGTGGCGAAGGCTTCATCCTGCAACGGCTGGAAGGCGATGGTATGGCCTTCGTGCATGCCGGCGGCACGGTGATCCGCAAGGAACTCAAGGGCGAGACCCTGCGCCTGGATACCGGTTGCCTGGTGGGCTTCACCAGCGGCATCGACTACAACATCAAGCTGGCCGGTGGCCTGCGCAGCATGCTGTTCGGTGGCGAGGGCCTGGTGCTGGCTACCCTGAGTGGCCATGGCACCGTGTGGATCCAGACGCTGCCCTTTTCGCGGCTAGCCGGCCGGGTCCAGGCCGCGGCCGGCGGCGTCACCGGCGAGCGCCGCGCCGGCGGCGACTAG